Proteins found in one Miscanthus floridulus cultivar M001 chromosome 4, ASM1932011v1, whole genome shotgun sequence genomic segment:
- the LOC136550918 gene encoding RING-H2 finger protein ATL70-like — protein sequence MNSPPGDGGSAHGIFGSSIGVSIGILLVITTIALGIYFCTRNSMPLSAAGGGGGDAPAPPRDVERGINEATLEAFPAVSYAEARKGKAPAAAAQEEEFCCCPVCLDGYGDSDVVQVLPDCGHLFHRDCVDPWLRQRPTCPVCRTSSLPSPMPTPLAEVTPLASARPS from the coding sequence ATGAACTCGCCGCCGGGCGACGGCGGCAGCGCGCACGGCATATTCGGGTCCAGCATCGGCGTGTCCATCGGCATCCTCCTCGTGATCACCACCATCGCGTTGGGCATCTACTTCTGCACGCGCAACTCCATGCCCTTGTCCGCcgccgggggcggcggcggcgacgcgcccgcgccgccgcgcgaCGTCGAGCGGGGCATCAACGAGGCGACGCTGGAGGCGTTCCCGGCGGTGTCCTACGCGGAGGCGAGGAAGGGGAAggcgcccgcggcggcggcgcaggaggAGGAGTTCTGCTGCTGCCCCGTGTGCCTTGACGGCTACGGCGACAGCGACGTGGTCCAGGTGCTCCCCGACTGCGGCCACCTGTTCCACCGGGACTGCGTCGACCCCTGGCTCCGGCAGCGGCCCACGTGCCCGGTCTGCCGCACGTCGTCGCTGCCCAGCCCCATGCCCACGCCACTCGCCGAGGTCACGCCGCTGGCGTCCGCGAGGCCGTCGTGA
- the LOC136549397 gene encoding glycosyltransferase BC10-like has product MALSSPMVLSLLLFASLTALLVLAPRLSPPQQQQPAADEQAPPATGSGVGGGGLRGVGSRAGGEEADDLRLFRRAALESAAGAKAAGPPKVAFLFLTNSDLTFAPLWERFFSGHESRLSVYVHADPAARLLLPPTPSFRGRFVAAKPTRRADASLIAAERRLLAAALLDDPANAYFALLSQHCVPLHSFPRLYAALFPPPPSPSAASAAPRRHRPRSYIEVLTGEPQMPSRYAARGGEDAMLPEVPYERFRIGSQFFTLARRHAVLVVWERRLWRKFRVPCLPEMAQDSCYPEEHYFPTLLDMADPGGVARYTLTRVNWTGSVAGHPRTYAAAEVTPGLVAELRASNHTHPHMFARKFAPDCLAPLLAIADTVLFKD; this is encoded by the coding sequence ATGGCCTTGTCGTCCCCGATGGTGCTGTCCCTGCTCCTCTTCGCGTCGCTCACGGCGCTGCTGGTCCTCGCGCCACGCCTGtccccgccgcagcagcagcagccggccgCGGACGAGCAGGCGCCGCCGGCCACGGggagcggcgtcggcggcggaggCCTCCGGGGCGTCGGCTCCCGCGCGGGGGGCGAGGAGGCAGACGACCTCCGCCTGTTCCGCCGAGCGGCGCTGGAGTCGGCGGCGGGCGCCAAGGCCGCCGGCCCGCCCAAGGTGGCGTTCCTGTTCCTCACCAACTCCGACCTCACCTTCGCCCCGCTATGGGAGCGTTTCTTCTCCGGCCACGAGTCCCGGCTCAGCGTGTACGTCCACGCCGACCCGGCCGCGCGCCTGCTTCTGCCGCCCACCCCCTCCTTCCGGGGCCGGTTCGTGGCCGCCAAGCCGACGCGCCGCGCGGACGCGAGCCTCATCGCCGCCGAGCGCCGCCTGCTGGCGGCCGCGCTGCTGGACGACCCGGCCAACGCCTACTTCGCACTGCTGTCGCAGCACTGCGTCCCGCTCCACTCCTTCCCGCGCCTCTACGCCGCGCTCTTCCCTCCGCCCCCCTCCCCCTCCGCTGCCTCCGCCGCCCCCCGCCGCCACCGGCCACGCAGCTACATCGAGGTGCTGACGGGGGAGCCGCAGATGCCGTCACGCTACGCGGCGCGGGGCGGCGAGGACGCGATGCTCCCGGAGGTCCCCTACGAGCGGTTCCGAATCGGTTCCCAGTTCTTCACGCTGGCCCGGCGCCACGCCGTGCTGGTGGTCTGGGAGCGCCGGCTGTGGCGCAAGTTCCGGGTGCCCTGCCTCCCCGAGATGGCGCAGGACTCGTGCTACCCGGAGGAGCACTACTTCCCGACGCTGCTGGACATGGCGGACCCCGGAGGCGTGGCGCGGTACACGCTCACCCGCGTCAACTGGACGGGGAGCGTCGCGGGCCACCCGCGCACGTACGCCGCGGCCGAGGTCACGCCAGGGCTCGTCGCTGAACTCCGCGCGTCCAACCACACCCACCCTCACATGTTCGCGCGCAAGTTCGCGCCCGACTGCCTCGCCCCGCTCCTCGCCATCGCCGACACCGTCCTCTTCAAGGACTGA
- the LOC136550919 gene encoding probable receptor-like protein kinase At1g49730 isoform X1 codes for MLLIRSAATRRPPYLQKHRKQEQENKTTAQPRPIHSSTIVITILLQPASHRCSGTASHRRPLTADTAAPTPVRPRQYFGDVDMGCCLHRRLCLGGTRTLPFLRRFTPKEVEVATRGFTAVLGAGGPGGTAYRARFAGGLVATVVRRRRDDERGQGEGGTDAFYLELQLLARLNHRHVVRLRGFAQGHYARFLVFDHMENRSLKECLHDPLRTPLDWRTRLQVAIDIAAALEYLYYHCDPPVFHASVNSGNVLMDSNFVAKLSDVGVISHDVKLATTNSFQDQVERRRAGLVFQYGVLVLELVTGQSPGGDGELVRWVQDPSFAASVDRMVDADLGGVYDARELRNLLVVARLCTRDRGDGGGDGAVVTIPQIVRYLQGKLERIGCQDRFG; via the exons ATGCTCCTCATCCGCTCCGCCGCCACCCGCCGGCCGCCGTACCTGCAGAAGCACCGTAAACAAGAGCAAGAAAACAAAACAACCGCACAGCCCCGTCCCATCCATTCATCAACCATCGTCATCACCATCCTCCTCCAACCCGCGTCGCATCGCTGCTCTGGAACTGCAAGCCACAGGCGGCCTCTGACAGCTGACACCGCCGCTCCGACCCCGGTGCGCCCGCGCCAGTATTTCGGTGACGTTGACATGGGCTGctgcctccaccgccgcctctgCCTCGGAGGCACGC GTACCTTGCCGTTCCTCAGGCGTTTCACGCCCAAGGAGGTGGAGGTCGCCACGCGCGGCTTCACCGCGGTGCTCGGCGCCGGCGGGCCAGGCGGCACGGCGTACAGGGCGCGCTTCGCCGGCGGCCTCGTCGCCACCGTCGTCAGGCGCCGCCGCGACGACGAACGCGGCCAGGGAGAGGGAGGCACGGACGCCTTCTACCTGGAGCTGCAGCTGCTGGCCCGCCTCAACCACCGCCACGTCGTCAGGCTGCGCGGCTTCGCCCAAGGCCACTATGCCAG GTTCCTGGTCTTCGATCACATGGAGAACAGGAGCCTTAAGGAATGCCTCCACG ATCCTCTCAGGACGCCGCTGGACTGGCGGACAAGGTTGCAGGTCGCCATTGACATCGCGGCAGCGCTG GAATACCTCTACTACCACTGCGACCCCCCGGTGTTCCACGCTTCCGTCAACTCCGGCAACGTGCTCATGGACTCCAACTTCGTCGCCAAG CTGTCGGATGTCGGCGTCATCAGCCACGACGTGAAGCTCGCAACCACCAATTCCTTCCAAG ACCAGGTCGAGCGGCGGCGGGCGGGCCTGGTGTTCCAGTACGGCGTGCTGGTGCTGGAGCTGGTGACGGGGCAGTCCccgggcggcgacggcgagctcgTGCGCTGGGTGCAGGACCCCAGCTTCGCCGCCTCCGTGGACCGGATGGTGGACGCCGACCTCGGCGGCGTCTACGACGCCCGGGAGCTCCGGAACCTCCTCGTCGTCGCCAGGCTCTGCACCAGGGACAGGGGCGACGGTGGTGGTGATGGCGCCGTCGTCACCATACCGCAGATCGTCAGGTACCTCCAGGGGAAGCTGGAGCGGATCGGATGCCAGGACAGGTTCGGATGA
- the LOC136550919 gene encoding uncharacterized protein isoform X2 translates to MLLIRSAATRRPPYLQKHRKQEQENKTTAQPRPIHSSTIVITILLQPASHRCSGTASHRRPLTADTAAPTPVRPRQYFGDVDMGCCLHRRLCLGGTRTLPFLRRFTPKEVEVATRGFTAVLGAGGPGGTAYRARFAGGLVATVVRRRRDDERGQGEGGTDAFYLELQLLARLNHRHVVRLRGFAQGHYARFLVFDHMENRSLKECLHDPLRTPLDWRTRLQVAIDIAAALEYLYYHCDPPVFHASVNSGNVLMDSNFVAKLSDVGVISHDVKLATTNSFQGRAAAGGPGVPVRRAGAGAGDGAVPGRRRRARALGAGPQLRRLRGPDGGRRPRRRLRRPGAPEPPRRRQALHQGQGRRWW, encoded by the exons ATGCTCCTCATCCGCTCCGCCGCCACCCGCCGGCCGCCGTACCTGCAGAAGCACCGTAAACAAGAGCAAGAAAACAAAACAACCGCACAGCCCCGTCCCATCCATTCATCAACCATCGTCATCACCATCCTCCTCCAACCCGCGTCGCATCGCTGCTCTGGAACTGCAAGCCACAGGCGGCCTCTGACAGCTGACACCGCCGCTCCGACCCCGGTGCGCCCGCGCCAGTATTTCGGTGACGTTGACATGGGCTGctgcctccaccgccgcctctgCCTCGGAGGCACGC GTACCTTGCCGTTCCTCAGGCGTTTCACGCCCAAGGAGGTGGAGGTCGCCACGCGCGGCTTCACCGCGGTGCTCGGCGCCGGCGGGCCAGGCGGCACGGCGTACAGGGCGCGCTTCGCCGGCGGCCTCGTCGCCACCGTCGTCAGGCGCCGCCGCGACGACGAACGCGGCCAGGGAGAGGGAGGCACGGACGCCTTCTACCTGGAGCTGCAGCTGCTGGCCCGCCTCAACCACCGCCACGTCGTCAGGCTGCGCGGCTTCGCCCAAGGCCACTATGCCAG GTTCCTGGTCTTCGATCACATGGAGAACAGGAGCCTTAAGGAATGCCTCCACG ATCCTCTCAGGACGCCGCTGGACTGGCGGACAAGGTTGCAGGTCGCCATTGACATCGCGGCAGCGCTG GAATACCTCTACTACCACTGCGACCCCCCGGTGTTCCACGCTTCCGTCAACTCCGGCAACGTGCTCATGGACTCCAACTTCGTCGCCAAG CTGTCGGATGTCGGCGTCATCAGCCACGACGTGAAGCTCGCAACCACCAATTCCTTCCAAG GTCGAGCGGCGGCGGGCGGGCCTGGTGTTCCAGTACGGCGTGCTGGTGCTGGAGCTGGTGACGGGGCAGTCCccgggcggcgacggcgagctcgTGCGCTGGGTGCAGGACCCCAGCTTCGCCGCCTCCGTGGACCGGATGGTGGACGCCGACCTCGGCGGCGTCTACGACGCCCGGGAGCTCCGGAACCTCCTCGTCGTCGCCAGGCTCTGCACCAGGGACAGGGGCGACGGTGGTGGTGA
- the LOC136548044 gene encoding uncharacterized protein, with protein sequence MSSKSPTKKETGDGSGKKKVQPSRLPPRRRGRCHSRHSGSRVIERIIERPSVNVAWPMLTRTNYSEWALVMEVNFQTLRVWDAVHDGISNDPDEEEYHDDRQAMAGLLRSVPSELWSTLARKGTVKEAWDAVKNLRIGDERARDASAQQLRREFGALSFKEGETVNEFGVRITTLAANLRSLGDNITDAEVVKKLLQVVQDRLSQAAVSLKMFLDLNEVTIEEVIGRLCVFEERAKPKEITDAMGRLMLCEED encoded by the coding sequence ATGTCGTCGAAGTCTCCAACCAAGAAAGAGACCGGTGACGGCTCCGGCAAGAAGAAGGTCCAGCCGTCACGTTTGCCACCACGTCGCCGTGGCCGCTGCCACAGCCGTCACTCCGGCTCACGAGTCATCGAGCGCATCATCGAGCGGCCGTCCGTGAACGTCGCGTGGCCGATGCTGACTCGGACTAATTATTCGGAATGGGCCCTTGTCATGGAGGTGAATTTCCAGACCCTCCGTGTCTGGGACGCCGTCCACGACGGCATCTCCAACGACCCCGACGAAGAAGAGTATCACGACGATAGACAGGCGATGGCAGGACTCCTGCGCTCGGTGCCGTCCGAGCTCTGGAGTACTCTCGCCAGGAAGGGCACCGTGAAGGAAGCGTGGGACGCGGTCAAGAACTTGCGAATCGGCGACGAACGCGCGCGTGACGCCAGCgcgcagcagctccgccgagaATTCGGCGCTCTCTCCTTCAAGGAGGGGGAGACCGTCAACGAGTTCGGCGTCCGCATCACCACGCTCGCTGCCAATCTTCGCTCCCTCGGCGACAACATCACCGACGCAGAGGTAGTGAAGAAGTTGCTGCAGGTCGTCCAGGACAGGCTCTCGCAGGCCGCTGTCTCCCTCAAGATGTTCCTCGACCTAAACGAGGTCACCATCGAGGAAGTGATTGGGCGGCTATGCGTGTTCGAGGAGCGCGCTAAGCCCAAGGAGATAACGGACGCCATGGGGCGCCTGATGCTCTGTGAGGAGGACTAG